A genomic stretch from Hemibagrus wyckioides isolate EC202008001 linkage group LG20, SWU_Hwy_1.0, whole genome shotgun sequence includes:
- the lyn gene encoding tyrosine-protein kinase Lyn isoform X1, with translation MGCKKSKPAEGQSGGSFGVKKREPVQPEKTVYVRDPTSPKPHTINNAPPSGLLPGQRFQQMEEQHEQGKIVVALYPYEAIHQDDLGFKKGEKLKVLEEHGEWWKAKSLSTRKEGFIPSNYVAQVDTMETEEWFFKDITRKDAERQLLAPANKPGSYLIRESETSKGSYSLSIRDGGPQGSDIVKHYKIRSMDNGGYYISPKITFPDIKKMIHHYHKQSDGLCRKLEKPCERPKAQKPWDKDAWEISKESIKMVKKLGAGQFGEVWMAYYNNSTKVAVKTLKPGTMSVEAFLEEANLMKTLQHERLVRLYAVVTKIEPIYIITEFMANGSLLDFLKSSTGSNLQLPKLIDFSAQIAEGMAYIEKKNYIHRDLRAANVLVSESLLCKIADFGLARIIEDDQYTAREGAKFPIKWTAPEAINYGSFTIKSDMWSFGILIYEIITFGKIPYPGMSNSEVMSSVQRGYRMPRPENCPPELYEIMGTCWKNKPEDRPTFDYMQSVLDDFYTATEGQYQQQP, from the exons ATGGGCTGTAAAAAATCCAAGCCTGCTGAGGGGCAGAGTGGAGGTTCGTTTGGTGTGAAGAAGCGTGAGCCTGTCCAGCCTGAAAAAACGGTATATGTGAGAGATCCAACCTCCCCTAAACCCCATACTATA AATAATGCTCCTCCATCAGGACTCCTTCCTGGGCAGAGATTCCAACAAATGGAAG AGCAACACGAACAGGGCAAAATAGTGGTGGCTCTGTACCCGTACGAGGCGATCCACCAGGATGACCTGGGATTCAAGAAGGGGGAGAAGTTGAAAGTTCTGGAGGA ACACGGCGAATGGTGGAAGGCAAAATCTCTGAGCACAAGGAAAGAAGGTTTCATTCCATCAAATTACGTCGCCCAGGTGGACACCATGGAGACGGAGGA ATGGTTCTTCAAAGACATCACAAGAAAAGATGCAGAGCGACAACTGCTAGCACCGGCTAACAAACCCGGTTCTTACCTcatcagagagagcgagacatcCAAAG GAAGCTACTCGCTGTCCATCCGAGACGGCGGTCCTCAGGGTTCAGACATTGTGAAGCATTACAAAATCCGGAGTATGGACAACGGCGGCTACTACATTTCCCCCAAAATCACATTCCCGGATATTAAGAAAATGATCCATCATTATCACA AGCAATCAGATGGGCTGTGTCGTAAACTCGAGAAGCCATGCGAAAGGCCCAAAGCCCAGAAACCGTGGGATAAAGATGCCTGGGAAATCTCGAAAGAGTCCATCAAGATGGTGAAGAAGCTCGGGGCAGGGCAGTTTGGAGAGGTGTGGATGG CGTATTACAACAACAGCACGAAGGTGGCGGTGAAGACGCTGAAGCCCGGCACCATGTCAGTGGAGGCTTTCCTGGAGGAAGCGAACCTGATGAAGACGCTCCAGCACGAGCGACTCGTCCGCCTGTACGCCGTGGTCACCAAAATCGAGCCCATCTACATCATCACAGAGTTCATGGCTAACG GAAGCTTGTTGGATTTCTTGAAAAGCAGCACAGGCTCCAATTTACAGCTTCCCAAACTGATCGATTTCTCTGCtcag ATAGCAGAGGGCATGGCCTACATCGAGAAGAAGAATTACATCCACCGAGACCTGAGAGCCGCCAACGTGCTGGTGTCTGAGAGCCTGCTGTGTAAGATCGCAGACTTCGGCTTGGCCAGAATCATCGAGGACGACCAGTACACGGccagagaag GAGCAAAGTTCCCCATCAAATGGACCGCACCGGAGGCTATAAATTACGGTTCCTTCACCATTAAGTCTGACATGTGGTCTTTTGGGATTCTCATCTATGAAATAATCACGTTTGGGAAAATCCCTTATCCAG gaATGAGCAACAGTGAGGTCATGTCCTCAGTGCAGCGTGGCTACCGGATGCCCCGTCCTGAAAACTGCCCCCCCGAACTGTATGAAATCATGGGCACCTGCTGGAAAAATAAACCCGAAGACCGTCCCACCTTCGACTACATGCAGAGCGTCCTGGACGACTTCTACACGGCCACCGAGGGCCAGTACCAGCAGCAGCCCTGA
- the lyn gene encoding tyrosine-protein kinase Lyn isoform X2, whose amino-acid sequence MGCKKSKPAEGQSGGSFGVKKREPVQPEKTNNAPPSGLLPGQRFQQMEEQHEQGKIVVALYPYEAIHQDDLGFKKGEKLKVLEEHGEWWKAKSLSTRKEGFIPSNYVAQVDTMETEEWFFKDITRKDAERQLLAPANKPGSYLIRESETSKGSYSLSIRDGGPQGSDIVKHYKIRSMDNGGYYISPKITFPDIKKMIHHYHKQSDGLCRKLEKPCERPKAQKPWDKDAWEISKESIKMVKKLGAGQFGEVWMAYYNNSTKVAVKTLKPGTMSVEAFLEEANLMKTLQHERLVRLYAVVTKIEPIYIITEFMANGSLLDFLKSSTGSNLQLPKLIDFSAQIAEGMAYIEKKNYIHRDLRAANVLVSESLLCKIADFGLARIIEDDQYTAREGAKFPIKWTAPEAINYGSFTIKSDMWSFGILIYEIITFGKIPYPGMSNSEVMSSVQRGYRMPRPENCPPELYEIMGTCWKNKPEDRPTFDYMQSVLDDFYTATEGQYQQQP is encoded by the exons ATGGGCTGTAAAAAATCCAAGCCTGCTGAGGGGCAGAGTGGAGGTTCGTTTGGTGTGAAGAAGCGTGAGCCTGTCCAGCCTGAAAAAACG AATAATGCTCCTCCATCAGGACTCCTTCCTGGGCAGAGATTCCAACAAATGGAAG AGCAACACGAACAGGGCAAAATAGTGGTGGCTCTGTACCCGTACGAGGCGATCCACCAGGATGACCTGGGATTCAAGAAGGGGGAGAAGTTGAAAGTTCTGGAGGA ACACGGCGAATGGTGGAAGGCAAAATCTCTGAGCACAAGGAAAGAAGGTTTCATTCCATCAAATTACGTCGCCCAGGTGGACACCATGGAGACGGAGGA ATGGTTCTTCAAAGACATCACAAGAAAAGATGCAGAGCGACAACTGCTAGCACCGGCTAACAAACCCGGTTCTTACCTcatcagagagagcgagacatcCAAAG GAAGCTACTCGCTGTCCATCCGAGACGGCGGTCCTCAGGGTTCAGACATTGTGAAGCATTACAAAATCCGGAGTATGGACAACGGCGGCTACTACATTTCCCCCAAAATCACATTCCCGGATATTAAGAAAATGATCCATCATTATCACA AGCAATCAGATGGGCTGTGTCGTAAACTCGAGAAGCCATGCGAAAGGCCCAAAGCCCAGAAACCGTGGGATAAAGATGCCTGGGAAATCTCGAAAGAGTCCATCAAGATGGTGAAGAAGCTCGGGGCAGGGCAGTTTGGAGAGGTGTGGATGG CGTATTACAACAACAGCACGAAGGTGGCGGTGAAGACGCTGAAGCCCGGCACCATGTCAGTGGAGGCTTTCCTGGAGGAAGCGAACCTGATGAAGACGCTCCAGCACGAGCGACTCGTCCGCCTGTACGCCGTGGTCACCAAAATCGAGCCCATCTACATCATCACAGAGTTCATGGCTAACG GAAGCTTGTTGGATTTCTTGAAAAGCAGCACAGGCTCCAATTTACAGCTTCCCAAACTGATCGATTTCTCTGCtcag ATAGCAGAGGGCATGGCCTACATCGAGAAGAAGAATTACATCCACCGAGACCTGAGAGCCGCCAACGTGCTGGTGTCTGAGAGCCTGCTGTGTAAGATCGCAGACTTCGGCTTGGCCAGAATCATCGAGGACGACCAGTACACGGccagagaag GAGCAAAGTTCCCCATCAAATGGACCGCACCGGAGGCTATAAATTACGGTTCCTTCACCATTAAGTCTGACATGTGGTCTTTTGGGATTCTCATCTATGAAATAATCACGTTTGGGAAAATCCCTTATCCAG gaATGAGCAACAGTGAGGTCATGTCCTCAGTGCAGCGTGGCTACCGGATGCCCCGTCCTGAAAACTGCCCCCCCGAACTGTATGAAATCATGGGCACCTGCTGGAAAAATAAACCCGAAGACCGTCCCACCTTCGACTACATGCAGAGCGTCCTGGACGACTTCTACACGGCCACCGAGGGCCAGTACCAGCAGCAGCCCTGA
- the urod gene encoding uroporphyrinogen decarboxylase: MDKDDHILPKDFPELKNDTFLRAARGEEVEHVPVWCMRQAGRYLPEFREFRAGKDFFDTCRSPEDCCELTLQPLRRFPFDAAIIFSDILVVPQALGMDVQMVAGKGPTFPEPLKEPDDLQRLRSEVDVESELGYVFKAITLTRHKLEGKVPLIGFSGAPWTLMSYMIEGGGSSTHSKAKRWLYRHPEASHMLLKRLTDLIVEYLLGQVRAGAQALQVFESHAGCLGPVEFKVFALPYLRDIARRVKDRLKEAGLDNVPMIVFAKDGHYALEDLSQSHYEVVGLDWTIDPRVARQRTGGKVSLQGNMDPCALYATKESISDIVKTMVEAFSTRGYIANLGHGLYPDMDPESVGAFVEAVHTHSRRLLKHK, encoded by the exons ATGGATAAAGACGATCATATTCT GCCTAAAGACTTTCCTGAGCTGAAAAATGACACGTTTTTGCGAGCAGCTCGAGGTGAAGAGGTCGAGCATGTTCCGGTGTGGTGCATGCGCCAAGCTGGACGATACCTGCCAG AGTTCCGGGAATTCAGAGCAGGGAAGGATTTTTTTGACACGTGCCGCTCTCCAGAGGACTGCTGTGAGCTAACGCTGCAG CCGCTGAGACGATTCCCTTTCGACGCTGCCATCATTTTCTCAGACATCCTGGTGGTGCCTCAG gctctaGGTATGGATGTCCAGATGGTAGCAGGAAAAGGTCCGACATTCCCAGAGCCCCTGAAAGAGCCGGATGATCTGCAGAGACTTCGGTCTGAAGTGGACGTGGAGTCCGAGCTGGGTTACGTGTTCAAAGCCATCACACTGACGAGACACAAACTGGAAGGAAAAGTTCCTCTCATCGGCTTCAGCGGAGCTCCA TGGACTCTGATGTCCTACATGATTGAAGGCGGCGGCTCCAGCACACACTCCAAGGCAAAGCGCTGGTTATACCGTCACCCTGAGGCCAGTCACATGCTCCTCAAACGCCTGACTGACCTGATCGTGGAGTATCTGCTGGGTCAGGTCAGAGCCGGAGCTCAG gcccTGCAGGTGTTTGAATCCCACGCCGGCTGTCTGGGGCCAGTGGAGTTTAAAGTGTTCGCTCTGCCGTACCTCAGGGACATCGCACGCAGAGTAAAGGACAGGCTGAAGGAGGCGGGACTGGACAACGTCCCCATG ATTGTTTTTGCCAAGGACGGCCATTACGCTCTGGAGGACCTCTCCCAGTCTCACTATGAAGTGGTGGGCTTGGATTGGACCATTGACCCTCGCGTGGCACG acagaGGACTGGAGGGAAAGTCAGTCTGCAAGGGAACATGGACCCCTGTGCACTGTATGCTACTAAG gagAGTATTTCTGATATCGTAAAGACGATGGTGGAGGCGTTCAGCACCAGGGGCTACATCGCCAACCTCGGCCACGGTTTGTACCCAGACATGGATCCTGAGAGCGTAGGCGCGTTTGTGGAGgccgtgcacacacactcccgTCGGCTGCTCAAACACAAATAA